The Bos indicus x Bos taurus breed Angus x Brahman F1 hybrid chromosome 3, Bos_hybrid_MaternalHap_v2.0, whole genome shotgun sequence genome includes a window with the following:
- the TUFT1 gene encoding tuftelin isoform X2 codes for MNGTRNWCTLVDVHPEGQTAGSVDVLRLTLQSELTGDELERIAQKAGRKTYAMVSSRSTSHSLASELVESNDGHEEIIKVYLKGRSGDKMIHEKNINQLKSEVQYIQEARNCLQKLREDISSKLDRDPGDSVHKQEIQVDTHINEDVESLRKTVQDLLVKLQEAERQHQSDCSAFKVTLSQYQKEAKQSQVALQRAEDRAEQKEAEVGELQRRLQGMETEYQAILAKVREGETALEELRSKNVDCQAEQEKAANLEKEVAGLREKIHHLDDMLKSQQRKVRQMIEQLQNSKAVIQSKDTTIQELKEKIAYLEAENLEMHDRMEHLIEKQISHGNFSTQNRAKTENLGSIRISKPPSPKPMPLIRVVET; via the exons GGCAGCGTGGACGTGCTCAGGCTGACTCTCCAGAGTGAACTGACAGGAGATGAACTTGAACGCATAGCCCAGAAG GCGGGCAGGAAGACCTATGCCATGGTGTCCAGCCGCTCAACTAGTCATTCTCTGGCCTCAGAACTGGTGGAGTCCAATGATGGACACGAAGAGATCATTAAG GTGTACTTGAAGGGGAGGTCTGGAGATAAGATGATCCATGAGAAGAATATTAACCAGCTGAAGAGTGAGGTCCAGTATATCCAGGAG GCCAGGAACTGCTTGCAGAAGCTCCGGGAGGATATAAGTAGCAAACTTGACAGAGATCCAGGAGATTCTGTCCATAAACAGGAGATACAG GTGGACACCCATATAAATGAAGATGTTGAGAGCTTGAGGAAGACGGTTCAGGACTTGCTTGTCAAGCTTCAGGAAGCTGAGCGGCAGCACCAGTCAGACTGTTCAGCTTTTAAG GTCACACTCAGCCAGTACCAGAAAGAAGCCAAGCAGAGTCAGGTGGCCCTTCAGAGAGCGGAGGACAGAGCGGAGCAGAAGGAGGCAGAAGTCGGGGAGCTGCAGAGGCGCTTGCAGGGAATGGAGACG GAGTATCAGGCCATACTGGCGAAGGTCAGGGAAGGGGAGACAGCCCTGGAGGAACTTCGGAGTAAGAACGTTGACTGCCAAGCAGAACAAGAAAA GGCTGCtaacctggaaaaggaagtggctgGGTTGCGGGAGAAGATCCACCACTTGGATGACATGCTCAAGAGCCAGCAGCGCAAAGTCCGGCAAATGATAGAGCAG CTCCAGAATTCAAAAGCTGTGATCCAGTCCAAGGATACCACCATCCAGGAGCTCAAGGAGAAGATTGCCTACCTGGAAGCCGAG AATTTAGAGATGCACGACCGGATGGAACACCTGATAGAAAAACAAATCAGTCATGGCAACTTCAGCACCCAGAACCGGGCCAAGACCGAGAACCTGGGCAG CATCAGGATATCCAAGCCCCCCAGCCCAAAGCCCATGCCTCTCATCCGAGTGGTTGAAACATGA
- the TUFT1 gene encoding tuftelin isoform X4, which translates to MNGTRNWCTLVDVHPEGQTAGSVDVLRLTLQSELTGDELERIAQKAGRKTYAMVSSRSTSHSLASELVESNDGHEEIIKVYLKGRSGDKMIHEKNINQLKSEVQYIQEVVLEKPNGLSEGPLTTYSSPPEVDTHINEDVESLRKTVQDLLVKLQEAERQHQSDCSAFKVTLSQYQKEAKQSQVALQRAEDRAEQKEAEVGELQRRLQGMETEYQAILAKVREGETALEELRSKNVDCQAEQEKAANLEKEVAGLREKIHHLDDMLKSQQRKVRQMIEQLQNSKAVIQSKDTTIQELKEKIAYLEAENLEMHDRMEHLIEKQISHGNFSTQNRAKTENLGSIRISKPPSPKPMPLIRVVET; encoded by the exons GGCAGCGTGGACGTGCTCAGGCTGACTCTCCAGAGTGAACTGACAGGAGATGAACTTGAACGCATAGCCCAGAAG GCGGGCAGGAAGACCTATGCCATGGTGTCCAGCCGCTCAACTAGTCATTCTCTGGCCTCAGAACTGGTGGAGTCCAATGATGGACACGAAGAGATCATTAAG GTGTACTTGAAGGGGAGGTCTGGAGATAAGATGATCCATGAGAAGAATATTAACCAGCTGAAGAGTGAGGTCCAGTATATCCAGGAG GTGGTGCTAGAAAAGCCCAATGGCCTTAGTGAAGGTCCCCTGACCACGTATAGCAGCCCACCCGAG GTGGACACCCATATAAATGAAGATGTTGAGAGCTTGAGGAAGACGGTTCAGGACTTGCTTGTCAAGCTTCAGGAAGCTGAGCGGCAGCACCAGTCAGACTGTTCAGCTTTTAAG GTCACACTCAGCCAGTACCAGAAAGAAGCCAAGCAGAGTCAGGTGGCCCTTCAGAGAGCGGAGGACAGAGCGGAGCAGAAGGAGGCAGAAGTCGGGGAGCTGCAGAGGCGCTTGCAGGGAATGGAGACG GAGTATCAGGCCATACTGGCGAAGGTCAGGGAAGGGGAGACAGCCCTGGAGGAACTTCGGAGTAAGAACGTTGACTGCCAAGCAGAACAAGAAAA GGCTGCtaacctggaaaaggaagtggctgGGTTGCGGGAGAAGATCCACCACTTGGATGACATGCTCAAGAGCCAGCAGCGCAAAGTCCGGCAAATGATAGAGCAG CTCCAGAATTCAAAAGCTGTGATCCAGTCCAAGGATACCACCATCCAGGAGCTCAAGGAGAAGATTGCCTACCTGGAAGCCGAG AATTTAGAGATGCACGACCGGATGGAACACCTGATAGAAAAACAAATCAGTCATGGCAACTTCAGCACCCAGAACCGGGCCAAGACCGAGAACCTGGGCAG CATCAGGATATCCAAGCCCCCCAGCCCAAAGCCCATGCCTCTCATCCGAGTGGTTGAAACATGA
- the TUFT1 gene encoding tuftelin isoform X5, whose product MNGTRNWCTLVDVHPEGQTAAGRKTYAMVSSRSTSHSLASELVESNDGHEEIIKVYLKGRSGDKMIHEKNINQLKSEVQYIQEVVLEKPNGLSEGPLTTYSSPPEVDTHINEDVESLRKTVQDLLVKLQEAERQHQSDCSAFKVTLSQYQKEAKQSQVALQRAEDRAEQKEAEVGELQRRLQGMETEYQAILAKVREGETALEELRSKNVDCQAEQEKAANLEKEVAGLREKIHHLDDMLKSQQRKVRQMIEQLQNSKAVIQSKDTTIQELKEKIAYLEAENLEMHDRMEHLIEKQISHGNFSTQNRAKTENLGSIRISKPPSPKPMPLIRVVET is encoded by the exons GCGGGCAGGAAGACCTATGCCATGGTGTCCAGCCGCTCAACTAGTCATTCTCTGGCCTCAGAACTGGTGGAGTCCAATGATGGACACGAAGAGATCATTAAG GTGTACTTGAAGGGGAGGTCTGGAGATAAGATGATCCATGAGAAGAATATTAACCAGCTGAAGAGTGAGGTCCAGTATATCCAGGAG GTGGTGCTAGAAAAGCCCAATGGCCTTAGTGAAGGTCCCCTGACCACGTATAGCAGCCCACCCGAG GTGGACACCCATATAAATGAAGATGTTGAGAGCTTGAGGAAGACGGTTCAGGACTTGCTTGTCAAGCTTCAGGAAGCTGAGCGGCAGCACCAGTCAGACTGTTCAGCTTTTAAG GTCACACTCAGCCAGTACCAGAAAGAAGCCAAGCAGAGTCAGGTGGCCCTTCAGAGAGCGGAGGACAGAGCGGAGCAGAAGGAGGCAGAAGTCGGGGAGCTGCAGAGGCGCTTGCAGGGAATGGAGACG GAGTATCAGGCCATACTGGCGAAGGTCAGGGAAGGGGAGACAGCCCTGGAGGAACTTCGGAGTAAGAACGTTGACTGCCAAGCAGAACAAGAAAA GGCTGCtaacctggaaaaggaagtggctgGGTTGCGGGAGAAGATCCACCACTTGGATGACATGCTCAAGAGCCAGCAGCGCAAAGTCCGGCAAATGATAGAGCAG CTCCAGAATTCAAAAGCTGTGATCCAGTCCAAGGATACCACCATCCAGGAGCTCAAGGAGAAGATTGCCTACCTGGAAGCCGAG AATTTAGAGATGCACGACCGGATGGAACACCTGATAGAAAAACAAATCAGTCATGGCAACTTCAGCACCCAGAACCGGGCCAAGACCGAGAACCTGGGCAG CATCAGGATATCCAAGCCCCCCAGCCCAAAGCCCATGCCTCTCATCCGAGTGGTTGAAACATGA
- the TUFT1 gene encoding tuftelin isoform X3, with protein sequence MNGTRNWCTLVDVHPEGQTAAGRKTYAMVSSRSTSHSLASELVESNDGHEEIIKVYLKGRSGDKMIHEKNINQLKSEVQYIQEARNCLQKLREDISSKLDRDPGDSVHKQEIQVVLEKPNGLSEGPLTTYSSPPEVDTHINEDVESLRKTVQDLLVKLQEAERQHQSDCSAFKVTLSQYQKEAKQSQVALQRAEDRAEQKEAEVGELQRRLQGMETEYQAILAKVREGETALEELRSKNVDCQAEQEKAANLEKEVAGLREKIHHLDDMLKSQQRKVRQMIEQLQNSKAVIQSKDTTIQELKEKIAYLEAENLEMHDRMEHLIEKQISHGNFSTQNRAKTENLGSIRISKPPSPKPMPLIRVVET encoded by the exons GCGGGCAGGAAGACCTATGCCATGGTGTCCAGCCGCTCAACTAGTCATTCTCTGGCCTCAGAACTGGTGGAGTCCAATGATGGACACGAAGAGATCATTAAG GTGTACTTGAAGGGGAGGTCTGGAGATAAGATGATCCATGAGAAGAATATTAACCAGCTGAAGAGTGAGGTCCAGTATATCCAGGAG GCCAGGAACTGCTTGCAGAAGCTCCGGGAGGATATAAGTAGCAAACTTGACAGAGATCCAGGAGATTCTGTCCATAAACAGGAGATACAG GTGGTGCTAGAAAAGCCCAATGGCCTTAGTGAAGGTCCCCTGACCACGTATAGCAGCCCACCCGAG GTGGACACCCATATAAATGAAGATGTTGAGAGCTTGAGGAAGACGGTTCAGGACTTGCTTGTCAAGCTTCAGGAAGCTGAGCGGCAGCACCAGTCAGACTGTTCAGCTTTTAAG GTCACACTCAGCCAGTACCAGAAAGAAGCCAAGCAGAGTCAGGTGGCCCTTCAGAGAGCGGAGGACAGAGCGGAGCAGAAGGAGGCAGAAGTCGGGGAGCTGCAGAGGCGCTTGCAGGGAATGGAGACG GAGTATCAGGCCATACTGGCGAAGGTCAGGGAAGGGGAGACAGCCCTGGAGGAACTTCGGAGTAAGAACGTTGACTGCCAAGCAGAACAAGAAAA GGCTGCtaacctggaaaaggaagtggctgGGTTGCGGGAGAAGATCCACCACTTGGATGACATGCTCAAGAGCCAGCAGCGCAAAGTCCGGCAAATGATAGAGCAG CTCCAGAATTCAAAAGCTGTGATCCAGTCCAAGGATACCACCATCCAGGAGCTCAAGGAGAAGATTGCCTACCTGGAAGCCGAG AATTTAGAGATGCACGACCGGATGGAACACCTGATAGAAAAACAAATCAGTCATGGCAACTTCAGCACCCAGAACCGGGCCAAGACCGAGAACCTGGGCAG CATCAGGATATCCAAGCCCCCCAGCCCAAAGCCCATGCCTCTCATCCGAGTGGTTGAAACATGA
- the TUFT1 gene encoding tuftelin isoform X1, giving the protein MNGTRNWCTLVDVHPEGQTAGSVDVLRLTLQSELTGDELERIAQKAGRKTYAMVSSRSTSHSLASELVESNDGHEEIIKVYLKGRSGDKMIHEKNINQLKSEVQYIQEARNCLQKLREDISSKLDRDPGDSVHKQEIQVVLEKPNGLSEGPLTTYSSPPEVDTHINEDVESLRKTVQDLLVKLQEAERQHQSDCSAFKVTLSQYQKEAKQSQVALQRAEDRAEQKEAEVGELQRRLQGMETEYQAILAKVREGETALEELRSKNVDCQAEQEKAANLEKEVAGLREKIHHLDDMLKSQQRKVRQMIEQLQNSKAVIQSKDTTIQELKEKIAYLEAENLEMHDRMEHLIEKQISHGNFSTQNRAKTENLGSIRISKPPSPKPMPLIRVVET; this is encoded by the exons GGCAGCGTGGACGTGCTCAGGCTGACTCTCCAGAGTGAACTGACAGGAGATGAACTTGAACGCATAGCCCAGAAG GCGGGCAGGAAGACCTATGCCATGGTGTCCAGCCGCTCAACTAGTCATTCTCTGGCCTCAGAACTGGTGGAGTCCAATGATGGACACGAAGAGATCATTAAG GTGTACTTGAAGGGGAGGTCTGGAGATAAGATGATCCATGAGAAGAATATTAACCAGCTGAAGAGTGAGGTCCAGTATATCCAGGAG GCCAGGAACTGCTTGCAGAAGCTCCGGGAGGATATAAGTAGCAAACTTGACAGAGATCCAGGAGATTCTGTCCATAAACAGGAGATACAG GTGGTGCTAGAAAAGCCCAATGGCCTTAGTGAAGGTCCCCTGACCACGTATAGCAGCCCACCCGAG GTGGACACCCATATAAATGAAGATGTTGAGAGCTTGAGGAAGACGGTTCAGGACTTGCTTGTCAAGCTTCAGGAAGCTGAGCGGCAGCACCAGTCAGACTGTTCAGCTTTTAAG GTCACACTCAGCCAGTACCAGAAAGAAGCCAAGCAGAGTCAGGTGGCCCTTCAGAGAGCGGAGGACAGAGCGGAGCAGAAGGAGGCAGAAGTCGGGGAGCTGCAGAGGCGCTTGCAGGGAATGGAGACG GAGTATCAGGCCATACTGGCGAAGGTCAGGGAAGGGGAGACAGCCCTGGAGGAACTTCGGAGTAAGAACGTTGACTGCCAAGCAGAACAAGAAAA GGCTGCtaacctggaaaaggaagtggctgGGTTGCGGGAGAAGATCCACCACTTGGATGACATGCTCAAGAGCCAGCAGCGCAAAGTCCGGCAAATGATAGAGCAG CTCCAGAATTCAAAAGCTGTGATCCAGTCCAAGGATACCACCATCCAGGAGCTCAAGGAGAAGATTGCCTACCTGGAAGCCGAG AATTTAGAGATGCACGACCGGATGGAACACCTGATAGAAAAACAAATCAGTCATGGCAACTTCAGCACCCAGAACCGGGCCAAGACCGAGAACCTGGGCAG CATCAGGATATCCAAGCCCCCCAGCCCAAAGCCCATGCCTCTCATCCGAGTGGTTGAAACATGA